A window from Myxococcus fulvus encodes these proteins:
- a CDS encoding response regulator yields the protein MARLDTDDGSRRVLVVDDDADWREFLRLSLEELGYDTMEAADGQEALDSLRRGERFEVMLLDLNMPGMSGLEVVEKLERLPRGPHPRVVFLTSAAAQDVGMALLAGPHYYLPKGASRDQLSLLLQSLGG from the coding sequence TTGGCGCGACTGGACACCGATGACGGCTCGAGAAGAGTGCTGGTGGTCGACGACGACGCGGACTGGCGGGAGTTCCTGCGGCTCAGCCTGGAGGAACTGGGGTATGACACGATGGAGGCGGCCGACGGCCAGGAGGCACTGGACAGCCTCCGGCGCGGTGAGCGCTTCGAGGTCATGCTGCTGGACCTGAACATGCCGGGCATGAGCGGCCTGGAGGTCGTGGAGAAGCTCGAGCGGCTGCCACGAGGGCCCCACCCCCGGGTGGTGTTCCTGACCTCGGCGGCGGCCCAGGACGTGGGCATGGCCCTCTTGGCCGGCCCCCACTACTACCTGCCCAAGGGCGCCAGCCGGGATCAACTGTCTCTCCTCTTGCAGTCACTTGGTGGGTGA
- a CDS encoding HPF/RaiA family ribosome-associated protein, whose amino-acid sequence MRIEIRARHFTLTETLRTHVERRARFAMGRLSDRVREVTVRLEDINGPRGGVDKVAKVTVRLEHGGQLASEATDATFPGAVDRALERAGHAVGKALGRSHRQDSESVRTGPWEAEEQHSPL is encoded by the coding sequence ATGCGAATCGAAATCCGAGCCCGACACTTCACCCTCACCGAGACCCTCCGCACCCACGTCGAGCGCCGCGCGCGCTTCGCCATGGGACGACTGTCGGACCGGGTCCGCGAGGTGACGGTGCGCTTGGAAGACATCAACGGCCCACGCGGAGGCGTGGACAAGGTGGCGAAGGTCACGGTGCGCCTGGAGCACGGCGGACAGCTCGCGTCGGAGGCGACGGACGCGACCTTCCCCGGCGCGGTGGACCGGGCCCTGGAGCGCGCCGGCCACGCGGTGGGCAAAGCCCTGGGACGCTCGCACCGCCAGGACAGCGAGAGCGTGAGGACCGGCCCCTGGGAGGCCGAGGAGCAGCACAGCCCCCTCTGA
- a CDS encoding autoinducer binding domain-containing protein, with amino-acid sequence MARGEASGPPSRRADEAQALFERVDALARTLGFDFCGYLLRMPWPVSHPTVATFDSYPPGWMAHYREHDYLRIDPVVRLGASSTELVVWSDALFAQTPKLLEDARAFGLASAVAQSCWAAHGVFGLLTFARASPEPLSDAALEALRQPMLVTAHQLHARMMGLLVPRLAPDVDTALTPREREVLLWTGEGKTSADISTILDISERTVNFHIGNALLKLNATNKVQAVVKALTLGLMDAG; translated from the coding sequence ATGGCCAGGGGGGAAGCGAGCGGACCGCCGTCGCGGCGCGCGGATGAGGCGCAGGCCTTGTTCGAGCGCGTCGACGCCCTGGCCCGGACGCTGGGCTTCGACTTCTGCGGCTATCTGTTGCGCATGCCCTGGCCCGTCTCCCATCCCACGGTGGCGACCTTCGACTCCTATCCGCCGGGATGGATGGCGCACTACCGGGAGCACGACTACCTGCGCATCGACCCGGTGGTGCGCCTGGGCGCGAGCAGCACCGAGCTCGTGGTCTGGTCCGACGCGCTCTTCGCCCAGACGCCCAAGCTCCTCGAGGACGCGCGCGCCTTTGGGCTGGCCTCCGCGGTGGCCCAGTCGTGCTGGGCGGCGCACGGCGTCTTCGGCCTGCTCACCTTCGCCCGCGCGTCACCCGAGCCGCTCTCCGACGCCGCGCTCGAGGCGCTGCGGCAGCCGATGCTGGTGACGGCGCACCAGCTCCACGCGCGGATGATGGGCCTGCTGGTGCCCCGGCTCGCGCCGGACGTGGACACCGCGCTGACCCCGCGCGAGCGCGAGGTGTTGCTCTGGACGGGGGAGGGCAAGACGTCCGCGGACATCAGCACCATCCTCGACATCTCCGAGCGCACCGTGAACTTCCACATCGGCAACGCGCTGCTCAAGCTCAACGCCACCAACAAGGTCCAGGCCGTGGTGAAGGCGCTCACCCTGGGGTTGATGGACGCGGGGTGA
- the pstC gene encoding phosphate ABC transporter permease subunit PstC gives MDRQAVMEQGLTQPLVAPSLSPAARRRQLKEKAIAGFITLMAFTGIAALILIIIFVAKEALALFTEAEARHEASLSKMFLPQEVPPGRPPFRWQPVSKIPKVSMIPLFVGTLKTTAVSMLVAVPMGVFGALFAAEFAPRRLRELLKPVIELLAGIPSVVLGFFALMVMSTVIKDVFAFDRPLNAMVAGLGLALAIVPVIFTVSEDALTAVPRSYREASLALGATPWETAWKVVLPAAAPGILAACVLGFGRAIGETMIVLMASGNADVISWSLGDSARSLSATIAAEMGEVVVGSPHYSLLFFIGVQLFLFTFVLNLLASTWTKRVVKKLTGGAA, from the coding sequence ATGGATAGACAGGCCGTCATGGAGCAGGGTCTCACTCAGCCTCTCGTCGCGCCCTCGCTGTCCCCGGCCGCGCGGCGGCGGCAGCTCAAGGAGAAGGCCATCGCGGGGTTCATCACCCTGATGGCCTTCACCGGCATCGCGGCGCTCATCCTCATCATCATCTTCGTGGCCAAGGAGGCCCTGGCCCTCTTCACGGAGGCCGAGGCCCGACACGAGGCCAGCCTGTCGAAGATGTTCCTGCCGCAGGAAGTCCCCCCCGGCCGCCCGCCCTTCCGCTGGCAGCCGGTGTCGAAGATTCCCAAGGTCAGCATGATTCCGCTGTTCGTCGGCACGCTGAAGACGACGGCGGTCTCCATGCTCGTCGCCGTCCCCATGGGCGTGTTCGGCGCGCTGTTCGCCGCGGAGTTCGCGCCCCGCCGCCTGCGCGAGCTGCTCAAGCCCGTCATCGAGCTGCTCGCGGGCATCCCCTCCGTCGTGCTCGGCTTCTTCGCGCTGATGGTGATGTCCACCGTCATCAAGGACGTCTTCGCCTTCGACCGGCCGCTCAACGCGATGGTGGCGGGCCTGGGCCTGGCGCTCGCCATCGTCCCCGTCATCTTCACCGTGTCCGAGGACGCGCTCACCGCGGTGCCGCGCAGCTACCGCGAGGCGTCGCTCGCGCTCGGGGCCACGCCCTGGGAGACGGCCTGGAAGGTGGTGCTCCCCGCCGCCGCCCCCGGCATCCTCGCCGCGTGCGTGCTGGGCTTCGGGCGCGCCATCGGTGAGACGATGATCGTCCTCATGGCCTCCGGCAACGCGGACGTCATCTCCTGGAGCCTGGGGGACTCGGCGCGCTCCTTGTCGGCCACCATCGCCGCGGAGATGGGCGAGGTGGTGGTGGGCAGCCCCCACTACTCGCTCCTGTTCTTCATCGGCGTGCAGCTCTTCCTCTTCACCTTCGTCCTCAACCTGCTCGCCTCCACGTGGACCAAGCGGGTGGTGAAGAAGCTCACCGGAGGTGCGGCGTGA
- a CDS encoding peroxiredoxin family protein, with protein MQTAGTGMLARGRAAWARARQRWWVRWGVDLVLLALVFTAVAAWQTRHLPGSGAPAPDFTVQTLSGETVSLASLRGKPVVLAFWAPWCGVCGAESSNLSQLRRIAGDSAHVVSVAVAYEDVAAVQRFAQEHAVDYPVLLGDDSIQQAWRVSMFPTVFFLSAEGRIERSVVGYTTLLGLSWRWML; from the coding sequence ATGCAGACGGCGGGGACGGGCATGCTGGCGCGAGGACGGGCCGCATGGGCCCGCGCGAGGCAGCGCTGGTGGGTGCGCTGGGGCGTGGACCTGGTGCTGCTGGCGCTCGTGTTCACCGCCGTCGCGGCCTGGCAGACCCGACACCTGCCCGGCTCCGGAGCGCCCGCGCCGGACTTCACCGTGCAGACGCTCTCCGGAGAGACGGTGTCGCTCGCCTCGCTGCGAGGCAAACCCGTGGTGCTCGCCTTCTGGGCTCCGTGGTGCGGCGTGTGCGGCGCCGAGTCCTCCAACCTCTCCCAGCTGCGTCGCATCGCCGGAGACTCCGCGCACGTCGTGTCGGTGGCGGTGGCCTATGAAGACGTGGCCGCCGTGCAGCGCTTCGCCCAGGAGCACGCGGTGGATTACCCGGTGCTGCTCGGTGACGACTCGATACAGCAAGCGTGGCGGGTGAGCATGTTCCCCACCGTGTTCTTCCTGTCCGCCGAGGGGCGCATCGAGCGCTCCGTGGTGGGCTACACCACCCTGCTCGGCCTGTCCTGGCGGTGGATGTTGTAG
- a CDS encoding metallophosphoesterase family protein: MPPRTLAHLSDLHLDLSPASDAAARALVTALQANRADHVVVTGDLTHQGSHEEYRRFLDIFSPLLDTGRLTLIPGNHDRPGEDVGGGWMDGLKVRTVERPGLYLVCVDSTGEHNRNYFASHGELSLETVEQVEAALGRAPKDALVAVLVHHHVLPLPEESFPERLATRMGWPHASELSLGAELVTRIQGQCDLVLHGHRHHPNETVVDTAHGRPLRVFNAGSSTDLGRFRLLQHSEGRLLSEPVWCHSTQPERPRTASHNVRPALQYLVTQLGMALF, translated from the coding sequence ATGCCCCCAAGGACGTTGGCGCACCTTTCGGATCTGCACCTGGACCTGAGCCCGGCCAGTGACGCCGCGGCCAGGGCGCTCGTCACGGCGCTCCAGGCGAACCGCGCGGACCACGTGGTGGTGACCGGTGACTTGACGCACCAGGGCTCGCATGAGGAGTACCGTCGCTTCCTCGACATCTTCTCGCCGCTGTTGGACACCGGACGGCTCACGCTCATCCCCGGCAACCATGACCGCCCCGGCGAGGACGTGGGCGGCGGTTGGATGGACGGCTTGAAGGTCCGCACCGTGGAGCGCCCCGGGCTGTATCTGGTGTGCGTGGACTCCACCGGTGAGCACAACCGCAACTACTTCGCGAGCCACGGCGAGCTGTCGCTCGAGACGGTGGAGCAGGTGGAGGCGGCCCTCGGCCGCGCACCCAAGGACGCGCTGGTGGCGGTGCTGGTGCACCACCACGTGCTGCCGCTGCCCGAGGAGAGCTTCCCGGAGCGGCTCGCCACGCGCATGGGCTGGCCCCACGCGTCCGAGCTGTCCCTGGGCGCGGAGCTGGTGACGCGCATCCAGGGCCAGTGCGACCTGGTGCTCCACGGCCACCGCCACCACCCCAACGAGACGGTGGTGGACACGGCCCACGGCCGCCCCTTGCGCGTCTTCAACGCGGGCAGCTCCACGGACCTGGGGCGCTTCCGGCTGCTCCAGCACTCGGAGGGCCGCCTGCTGAGCGAGCCGGTGTGGTGCCACTCCACCCAGCCGGAGCGTCCGCGCACGGCCAGCCACAACGTGCGCCCCGCGCTGCAGTACCTCGTCACCCAGCTGGGCATGGCGCTCTTCTGA
- a CDS encoding ceramide glucosyltransferase produces MSLASALLLFASCFGLTALTLQYVLVLRHRREAPRALPSGAAWPAISILKPLCGADDDLETNLKHFAHLDYPGAYEVVLGVKDTRDAAYPVACEAVRRWPGVMRLALQEGAPGLNPKVNQLITLADRARYDLFVISDSNTRVAPGYLEEIAAGFADPTVGCVTHPVSGIGEKSLGSLLDNLYLTSSAAAGMIGAKRLADQDIVVGKSMALKRADVDALGGFYSVRDMLAEDFVIGQWVTRKLGRRVVVARAPVYNVSLGKSVRAFFQRYLRWSVIHRTAVTPSTYVAQSLLNPAPLAVAGALVSPSMESVTLATLVVLGKVLVDLGAFRALRPQPVSWRAAPAVLLKDALLFAAWWHGVFCRTVDWRGTRLRVGPGTRLLPPRASVSTANAALAPRDEWVAG; encoded by the coding sequence ATGTCGCTCGCCTCCGCCCTCCTGTTGTTCGCCTCCTGCTTCGGCCTCACCGCGCTCACCCTCCAGTACGTGCTGGTGCTCCGCCACCGCCGGGAGGCGCCCCGGGCCCTCCCCTCCGGCGCCGCGTGGCCCGCCATCTCCATCCTCAAGCCGCTGTGCGGCGCGGATGACGACCTGGAGACCAACCTCAAGCACTTCGCCCACCTGGACTACCCCGGCGCCTATGAGGTCGTCCTGGGCGTCAAGGACACGCGCGACGCGGCCTACCCCGTGGCGTGCGAGGCGGTGCGCCGCTGGCCCGGCGTCATGCGCCTGGCGCTGCAGGAGGGCGCCCCCGGCCTCAATCCGAAGGTGAACCAGCTCATCACCCTGGCGGACCGGGCCCGGTACGACCTCTTCGTCATCAGCGACAGCAACACGCGGGTGGCGCCCGGCTACCTGGAGGAGATCGCCGCGGGCTTCGCGGACCCGACGGTGGGCTGCGTGACGCACCCCGTCTCGGGCATCGGCGAGAAGAGCCTGGGTTCGCTCCTGGACAACCTCTACCTGACGTCCAGCGCGGCGGCGGGGATGATTGGCGCCAAGCGCCTGGCGGACCAGGACATCGTCGTGGGCAAGTCCATGGCGCTCAAGCGCGCGGACGTCGACGCGCTGGGCGGCTTCTACTCGGTGCGCGACATGCTCGCGGAGGACTTCGTCATCGGCCAGTGGGTGACGCGCAAGTTGGGACGCCGCGTCGTGGTGGCGCGCGCGCCCGTCTACAACGTGTCATTGGGCAAGAGCGTGCGCGCCTTCTTCCAGCGCTACCTGCGCTGGAGCGTCATCCACCGGACGGCCGTGACGCCGTCCACGTATGTCGCGCAGTCGCTGCTCAACCCCGCGCCGCTGGCCGTGGCGGGGGCGCTGGTGAGCCCCTCCATGGAGTCGGTGACGCTGGCCACGCTCGTCGTGCTCGGCAAGGTCCTGGTGGACCTGGGCGCGTTTCGCGCGCTGCGTCCCCAGCCGGTGTCATGGCGCGCCGCGCCGGCGGTGCTGCTCAAGGACGCACTGCTGTTCGCCGCGTGGTGGCACGGCGTGTTCTGCCGCACGGTGGACTGGCGCGGGACGCGATTGCGCGTGGGCCCGGGCACCCGCCTCTTGCCGCCGCGCGCGAGCGTGTCCACGGCGAACGCGGCGCTGGCCCCTCGGGACGAGTGGGTCGCCGGCTGA
- a CDS encoding hemolysin family protein yields the protein MLVLANGVFAGAELAIISIRRTRLKELMEQGSGSAKAVEALRANPERFLATVQIGITVIGATAAAFGGASIANRLAPVLMDLGLPETTADEVALAAVVVFVSFLSLVLGELVPKSLALRASERYGMLIGRPLLGLSWVMRPVVWFLTASSNVVLRLFGDRTNFTESRLSAEELQALVEEAAKQGSLDPKAGEIAARAFEMGDLSVGELMVTREQIVALRRHANADEIRQMLLERGHSRMPVFEGSLDNIVGYVIAKDLLAVAWEGNLIVLEDVLRPAFFLVETMRAMDALKELQRRRMQLAIIVDERGGVVGLVTVEDLVEEMVGDILSESETPEELVRRESPVAAVVQGSAAIRDVNRELGLELAEDGDYSTVAGLSIALAGGAIPEPGTKLKTKDGLELEVVEASPRRVRTVRIFLPPPQPEEGDSA from the coding sequence TTGCTCGTCCTGGCCAATGGCGTGTTCGCCGGGGCCGAGCTCGCCATCATTTCCATCCGAAGGACCCGGCTGAAGGAGCTGATGGAGCAAGGCAGTGGCTCCGCCAAGGCGGTGGAGGCCCTGCGGGCCAACCCCGAGCGGTTCCTCGCCACGGTGCAGATCGGCATCACCGTCATCGGCGCGACGGCGGCGGCCTTCGGTGGCGCGAGCATCGCCAACCGGCTGGCCCCCGTGCTGATGGACCTGGGCCTGCCGGAGACGACGGCGGACGAGGTGGCCCTGGCAGCGGTGGTCGTCTTCGTGTCGTTCCTGTCGCTGGTGCTCGGGGAGCTGGTGCCCAAGTCGTTGGCCCTGCGGGCCTCGGAGCGCTACGGGATGCTCATCGGCCGGCCCCTGCTGGGCCTGTCGTGGGTGATGCGGCCGGTGGTGTGGTTCCTCACGGCCAGCTCCAACGTGGTGCTGCGGCTGTTCGGCGACCGGACGAACTTCACCGAGAGCCGGCTGTCGGCGGAGGAGCTGCAGGCGCTGGTGGAGGAGGCCGCGAAGCAGGGCTCGTTGGACCCGAAGGCGGGCGAAATCGCCGCGCGCGCGTTCGAGATGGGCGACCTGTCGGTGGGCGAGCTGATGGTGACGCGCGAGCAGATCGTCGCGCTGCGTCGCCACGCGAACGCGGATGAGATTCGCCAGATGTTGCTGGAGCGCGGGCACTCGCGGATGCCGGTGTTCGAGGGTTCACTGGACAACATCGTCGGCTATGTCATCGCCAAGGACCTGCTGGCCGTGGCGTGGGAAGGGAACCTCATCGTCCTGGAGGACGTGCTCAGGCCGGCCTTCTTCCTGGTGGAGACGATGCGGGCCATGGACGCGCTGAAGGAGCTGCAGCGTCGTCGCATGCAGCTGGCCATCATCGTGGACGAGCGCGGCGGCGTGGTGGGCCTGGTGACGGTGGAGGACCTGGTCGAGGAGATGGTGGGCGACATCCTCAGCGAGTCGGAGACGCCCGAGGAATTGGTGCGGCGCGAGAGCCCCGTGGCGGCGGTGGTGCAGGGCAGCGCGGCCATCCGCGACGTCAACCGCGAGCTGGGGTTGGAGCTGGCCGAGGACGGCGACTACTCCACGGTGGCGGGGCTGAGCATCGCGCTGGCGGGCGGCGCCATCCCCGAGCCCGGCACGAAGCTGAAGACCAAGGACGGCCTGGAGCTGGAGGTGGTGGAGGCGTCGCCCCGGCGCGTGCGCACGGTGCGCATCTTCCTGCCGCCGCCCCAGCCGGAAGAAGGCGACAGCGCCTGA
- the pstA gene encoding phosphate ABC transporter permease PstA, translating to MTPGTRRAVGLALTSLTGLAAFVIVAVLAIILFNVVENGAGGVTWTFLTQPPADGMMAGGIFPAIFGTAALTLLMTLAVMPVGVLTAVYLHEYAPPNSLFARIVRVAVVNLAGVPSIVFGLFGLGFFILFVGQGMDRALGHEEMYWAQPGILWASLTLAVLTLPVVIVSTEEALRAVPMDHRTASLALGATQSQTLARVVLPGALPGILTGAVLAISRGAGEVAPILFTGAAYFLPDLPSHLNSQFMHLGYHTYVMATQSPDVEATRPLLYATVLVLLLLTFALNLVAVIIRTRTRRKAAGAH from the coding sequence GTGACGCCCGGCACCCGCCGCGCCGTGGGCCTCGCGCTCACGTCACTCACGGGCCTGGCCGCGTTCGTCATCGTCGCGGTGCTGGCCATCATCCTCTTCAACGTGGTGGAGAACGGCGCCGGGGGTGTCACCTGGACCTTCCTCACCCAGCCGCCCGCGGACGGGATGATGGCGGGCGGCATCTTCCCCGCCATCTTCGGCACCGCCGCGCTCACCCTCTTGATGACGCTCGCGGTGATGCCGGTGGGCGTGCTCACGGCGGTGTACCTGCACGAGTACGCGCCCCCGAACTCACTCTTCGCCCGCATCGTCCGCGTGGCGGTGGTGAACCTGGCGGGCGTGCCCTCCATCGTGTTCGGCCTGTTCGGCCTGGGCTTCTTCATCCTCTTCGTGGGCCAGGGCATGGACCGGGCGCTCGGCCACGAGGAGATGTACTGGGCCCAGCCTGGCATCCTCTGGGCGTCGCTGACGCTCGCGGTGCTCACGCTGCCCGTGGTCATCGTCTCCACCGAGGAGGCGCTGCGCGCCGTTCCCATGGACCACCGCACCGCGAGCCTCGCCCTGGGCGCCACCCAGTCCCAGACGCTGGCGCGGGTGGTGCTGCCGGGCGCGCTGCCGGGCATCCTCACCGGCGCGGTGCTGGCCATCTCCCGCGGCGCGGGCGAGGTGGCGCCCATCCTCTTCACGGGCGCGGCCTACTTCCTGCCGGACCTGCCCTCCCACCTCAACTCGCAGTTCATGCACCTGGGCTACCACACGTACGTGATGGCCACGCAGTCGCCGGACGTGGAGGCCACGCGCCCCCTGCTCTACGCGACGGTGCTGGTGCTGCTCCTGCTCACGTTCGCCCTCAACCTCGTCGCGGTCATCATCCGGACCCGCACGCGCCGCAAGGCCGCGGGCGCCCACTGA
- a CDS encoding N-acetylmannosamine-6-phosphate 2-epimerase, producing the protein MRLLQQLQGGLVVACEALPGEPLHGSVFMVAMAIAAARGGAQGILANGPAEIASIRAKVPLPLIGILVREYPGSRVRVTPTLAEVAEVVDAGAQLVGIDATERWRPEGESLPDLVRKVRTRYPDVPLMAEVATVREAALAQELGFDCVSSALYGFTQETAGRHLSDDDFEHLRALRAAVVRCPLVAEGAILTPAQAARTLRLGSDVVVVGSAITRPQLITSTFAQALRTR; encoded by the coding sequence ATGAGGCTGCTCCAGCAACTCCAGGGAGGCCTCGTGGTGGCCTGCGAGGCCCTGCCCGGGGAGCCGCTCCACGGCAGCGTGTTCATGGTCGCCATGGCCATCGCCGCGGCCCGGGGCGGGGCCCAGGGAATCCTCGCCAACGGGCCCGCGGAAATCGCTTCGATTCGCGCGAAGGTCCCGCTGCCGCTCATCGGCATCCTCGTCCGCGAGTATCCAGGCTCGAGGGTGCGCGTCACCCCGACGCTCGCGGAGGTGGCCGAGGTGGTGGACGCAGGCGCCCAGCTGGTGGGCATCGACGCGACGGAGCGCTGGCGTCCGGAGGGGGAGTCACTCCCGGACCTGGTCCGGAAGGTCCGAACCCGTTACCCGGACGTGCCGTTGATGGCGGAGGTGGCCACCGTCCGCGAGGCCGCGCTCGCCCAGGAGCTGGGGTTCGATTGTGTCTCCAGCGCGCTGTATGGCTTCACCCAGGAGACGGCCGGGCGCCACCTCTCCGACGATGACTTCGAGCACTTGAGGGCGCTGCGCGCCGCCGTGGTGCGGTGCCCGCTGGTGGCCGAGGGCGCCATCTTGACGCCGGCGCAGGCCGCGCGGACCTTGCGGCTCGGCTCGGACGTGGTCGTCGTGGGCAGCGCCATCACCCGCCCTCAACTCATCACCTCGACCTTCGCCCAGGCCCTCCGCACGCGCTGA
- the phoU gene encoding phosphate signaling complex protein PhoU produces MPLTHTDKAFEQDLRDLREKLLAMGAKVEGLIAQSMRALTDRDSALAEKVVAADKDVNRLEVEIDELCRRILALRQPAASDLRLITTALKIVTDLERIGDLAVNIAERSMDLNQVPPLAPYVDTPKLAELAQQQVKRSLDAFVSNDVAKAEEVLQGDDLLDALFLKIFNELLAYMMEDSRNIRRATALMFIAKHLERIGDHALNVAEMVVYMVRGKDIRHPRSRNLGD; encoded by the coding sequence ATGCCGTTGACCCACACGGACAAGGCGTTCGAGCAGGACCTGAGGGACTTGCGCGAGAAGCTCCTCGCGATGGGGGCCAAGGTGGAGGGCCTCATCGCCCAGAGCATGCGCGCCCTCACGGACCGCGACAGCGCCCTGGCGGAGAAGGTCGTCGCGGCCGACAAGGACGTCAACCGGCTGGAGGTGGAGATCGACGAGCTGTGCCGGCGCATCCTCGCGCTGCGCCAGCCGGCCGCCAGTGACTTGCGCCTCATCACCACGGCCTTGAAGATCGTCACGGACCTGGAGCGCATCGGCGACCTCGCCGTCAACATCGCCGAGCGCTCCATGGACCTGAACCAGGTCCCGCCGCTCGCGCCCTACGTCGACACGCCCAAGCTGGCGGAGCTGGCCCAGCAGCAGGTGAAACGCTCGTTGGATGCCTTCGTGTCCAACGACGTGGCGAAGGCGGAGGAGGTGCTCCAGGGCGATGACCTGCTGGATGCGCTGTTCCTCAAGATCTTCAACGAGCTGCTGGCGTACATGATGGAGGACTCGCGCAACATCCGGCGGGCCACCGCGCTGATGTTCATCGCCAAGCACCTGGAGCGCATCGGCGACCACGCGCTGAACGTGGCGGAGATGGTCGTCTACATGGTGCGGGGCAAGGACATCCGCCATCCGCGCAGCCGCAACCTGGGCGACTGA
- a CDS encoding methyltransferase domain-containing protein produces MPTTAAESQFDELGSLYEDVVDWPFRRDIELPAVLHSLGDLTRSDVLDFGCGAGLYTRLLAGQGARRVVGYDESEGMLREARHREAKEQRGIEYVSQLTPALAHRFDVVLSVYVLPYVASRDGLRQMCASMARMLRPGGRLLALPLHPDYDPHSDYYTAYGFRLVSESPHVEGSPVRLELRVRGVEADVTAYYWSRGALEEALHGAGFGPVFWAAPWPPGLARIEDAPTVQRAYLRRPHAAMLDCRLARAAE; encoded by the coding sequence ATGCCCACCACCGCCGCAGAGAGCCAGTTCGATGAGCTGGGAAGCCTCTACGAAGATGTCGTCGACTGGCCCTTCCGCCGGGACATCGAGCTCCCCGCGGTGCTCCACTCGCTGGGAGACCTGACGCGCAGCGACGTGCTCGACTTCGGCTGCGGCGCGGGCCTCTATACCCGGCTGCTCGCCGGGCAGGGAGCCCGCCGGGTGGTCGGCTACGACGAGTCGGAGGGCATGCTGCGCGAAGCCCGCCACCGGGAGGCGAAGGAGCAGCGAGGCATCGAGTACGTGTCTCAATTGACGCCCGCGCTGGCCCATCGGTTCGACGTGGTGTTGTCCGTGTATGTCCTTCCCTACGTCGCGTCGCGGGACGGGCTGCGACAGATGTGCGCCAGCATGGCGCGCATGCTTCGCCCCGGGGGGCGGTTGCTCGCGCTGCCGCTGCATCCCGACTACGACCCCCATTCGGATTACTACACCGCGTATGGCTTCCGGCTGGTCTCGGAGTCGCCCCATGTGGAAGGGAGCCCGGTGCGCCTGGAACTGCGAGTCCGAGGCGTGGAGGCCGATGTCACCGCCTATTACTGGTCCCGGGGGGCGCTCGAGGAGGCCCTGCATGGCGCTGGCTTCGGGCCCGTGTTCTGGGCCGCGCCCTGGCCCCCGGGGCTCGCCCGCATCGAAGATGCCCCGACCGTCCAGCGGGCCTACCTGCGCAGACCCCACGCCGCGATGCTCGACTGTCGACTGGCGCGAGCCGCGGAATGA
- the pstB gene encoding phosphate ABC transporter ATP-binding protein PstB, translated as MEARELTLRYGAKEAIKKVSLAIQDRRVTALIGPSGCGKSTFLRSLNRMNDLIPGANHTGTILLDDTDIHDRSVDVVDLRRRVGMVFQKSNPFPKSIFENVAYGLRVGGMKDKAALAQRVEKSLRGAALWDEVKDRLHESALGLSGGQQQRLCIARAMAVEPQVLLMDEPASALDPIATAKIEELIHELKATYTIAIVTHNMQQAARVSDRTAFFYMGELVECGPTEQIFTNPREKRTEDYVTGKFG; from the coding sequence ATGGAGGCCCGCGAGCTGACGCTCCGGTACGGCGCCAAGGAGGCCATCAAGAAGGTCTCCCTGGCCATCCAGGACCGGCGCGTCACCGCCCTCATCGGCCCGTCCGGCTGCGGCAAGTCCACCTTCCTGCGCTCGCTCAACCGGATGAACGACTTGATTCCGGGCGCCAACCACACCGGCACCATCCTGCTGGACGACACGGACATCCATGACCGCAGCGTGGACGTGGTGGACCTGCGCCGCCGCGTGGGCATGGTCTTCCAGAAGTCCAACCCGTTCCCCAAGAGCATCTTCGAGAACGTCGCCTACGGCCTGCGCGTGGGCGGGATGAAGGACAAGGCGGCCCTGGCCCAGCGCGTGGAGAAGTCCCTGCGCGGCGCGGCCCTGTGGGACGAGGTGAAGGACCGGCTGCACGAGAGCGCCCTGGGCCTGTCCGGCGGCCAGCAGCAGCGGCTGTGCATCGCCCGCGCGATGGCGGTGGAGCCCCAGGTGCTGCTGATGGACGAGCCGGCGAGCGCGCTGGACCCCATCGCCACGGCGAAGATCGAAGAGCTCATCCACGAGCTGAAGGCGACCTACACCATCGCCATCGTCACCCACAACATGCAGCAGGCCGCCCGCGTGAGCGACAGGACTGCTTTCTTCTACATGGGTGAGCTGGTGGAGTGCGGGCCCACCGAGCAGATCTTCACCAACCCGCGCGAGAAGCGCACCGAGGACTACGTCACCGGGAAGTTCGGGTGA